The sequence below is a genomic window from Coffea arabica cultivar ET-39 chromosome 8e, Coffea Arabica ET-39 HiFi, whole genome shotgun sequence.
AACTTCAGATTCGGAATATCAAAGTGCTTTGGACAAAATACAAGCATCTGAGAAGGTTATCAAAGATCTGAATGTCGAATCTGAAAGATGGAGTGAAGAGAAGTTAAAACTTTTGGATGAGAATGAAGAGCTAAACAAAAGGTTGGGAATTGCTGGTAAGCTTGAAGCTGAATTAAACCAAAAACTAGCGGATATAAATAGTGAAAAAGACAGCTTAATCTTCGAAAAAGAGGCGACTATAAGTCGAATTGAAGAGGGAAATAAAACTGCTGAGGATTTGAGATCTTATAGCAGTCTGTTAAAGGATGAGAAAGAAGCACTGCAGCTGGAGTTGGAGGCTACAAAAGAGAAGCTCTCTAGAGCTGAGGAGAAATTGGAGTCCTCACAGATGCAAGTTGCAGAGCTAAGCAGCATGCTGAGGGCTGCTGAACAGGAAAATAGTTCTCTTTCCTTGAAAATTTTACAGCTCTCAGATGAGATCAAGCAGTTGCAACATAAACTCGAAGATCATGTCACTGAATCTAGCCAGTTGAGGGATAAGTTGGATGAGAAAGCAAAGGAGATTTTGGCTCATGAAACACACAAAAGTGAAGTAACAGTTCATGTCAGAGGTTTGGAAACGGAGCTTGATCTGTTACGCACTCAGAgagaagaaatagaaaaacaGAAAGAAGGAGAACTTTCTGATATGCTGAAGAAACTTGAGGACAAAGAGAAGGATTCATCATCTCAACTAGAGTATCTAACAGCAAAGAAAAAGGATATGCAAGTTGAAATTGATACTTTGCTCAGTCAAAAGAGTGAGTTAGAAGAAGAATTATCGCGTAAAAGCAATGAAGCATCAGCTACAATCAAGGACCTAACAGATCAGATCAATGAGAAGCAGCAGATTCTGGATTCTCTATCTATTGAGAAAGTTGAACTAGGGAGACAGCTGGAGAGAAGAACTCAAGAAATGTCAGAATCCCTCATTCAAATGGATGCCTTGAAAGAGGAGTTAGCAAGCAAGTCTGCTGATCAGCAGAAAATGCTGGAAGAGAAGGAGAGTTCCATGTCACAAGTGAAGAACCTGGAACTGGAGGTAAGTTCCCTGCTACTTTTAAAAGATGAAATGGAGGATCAGCTGAGAAGCAAAAGCAAGGAAATTACTGAGTTGCATGGGAAGAAGGAGATAATTCAAACTAAAATTTCTGAAATGGAGCAAATAATCATTGAGAAAGAAAGCAAGGTCTCCTCCTTACAGAAGAGGTTGGAAGATGGAGAGATTGAAGCATCTGCTCGATTTGCAGCCTTAACTGAACAAGTTAACAATCTCCAAGAGCAGTTGAATTCTTTGTCTGCTCTAAAAATTGAATCTGATGCCCTGCTTGAGAAGAAAACTGCAGAAATAGGGGAATATGCCAATCAGGTAGAAAATCTCAAGGAGGAATTAGCAAGCAAATTAGTGGATGGGCAAAGATTGCTGGGAGAGAAGGATGGTTTGCTTGTGCAGATAAATGATCTGGAACTGTTGGTGGAGTCTCTGCGGAACCACAAAAGTGAATTGGAAGGGCATATAAATAGTAAAGTTGATGAGAGCAACTGGTTAAGCGAGGAAAACAAGGATTTGCAGAGCAAGATTTCTGAATTGGAGAAAGTATTGACAGAAAGGATGGATGAGCTCTTTGCCATCCAAAAGATATTGGATGATGCAAATATTGAAGCTTCCACCCAAATTGATGCACTGAATGAGCAGGTTAAAAGTTTGAGACAGGAGAGGGACTCCTTACAGTCTGAGAAAAGCCAACTGGAATTACAAATGGAGAGGAGAATAGAAGATTTTTCAGCAAATTTGGCTCAAGCAGAGGATCAGAATTCTGAATTACAGAAGAGGTTGGAAGATGGAGAGATTGAAGCATCTGCTCGATTAGCAGCCTTAACTGAACAAGTTAACAATCTCCAAGAGCAGTTGAATTCTTTGTCTGCTCTAAAAATTGAATCTGATGCCCTGCTTGAGAAGAAAACTGCAGAAATAGTGGAATATGCCAATCAGGTAGAAAATCTCAAGGAGGAATTAGCAAGCAAATTAGTGGATGGGCAAAGATTGCTGGGAGAGAAGGATGGTTTGCTTGTGCAGATAAATGACCTGGAACTGGTGGTGGAGTCTCTGCATAACCACAAAAGTGAATTGGAAGGGCATATAAATAGTAAAGTTGATGAGAGCAACCGGTTAAGTGAGGAAAACAAGCATTTGCAGAGCAATATTTCTGAATTGGAGAAAGTATTGACAGAAAGGATGGATGAGCTCTTTGCCATCCAAAAGATATTGGATGATGCAAATATTGAAGCTTCCACCCAAATCGATGCATTGAATGAGCAGGTTAAAAATTTGAGACAGGAGAGGGACTCCTTACAGTCTGAGAAAAGCCAACTGGAATTACAAATGGAGAGGAGAATAGAAGATTTTTCAGCAAATTTGGCTCAAGCAGAGGATCAGAATTCTGAATTAGCAAACCAGGTTGCAAACCAAGAGAGGAAGTTGAAAGAGCAGGAAGATGCATTCAACAAATTGAGTGATGAATATAAACAGCTAGAGCTTTTGTTTGAGAAGTGCAAGGAAAATCTTAGGGTCACAGAGATAAAGATGACAGAGATAGTAGAAGAATCCCAAAAAATTTATGAATCCAAAAATCAGACAGTTAATGAACTGGAAGAAGTTATTGAAGATCTGAAGAGAGAATTGGAAATGAGAATAGATGAAAT
It includes:
- the LOC113703282 gene encoding uncharacterized protein isoform X2; translated protein: MHSTIEMEDRVQKILKLLKEDGERDGNGPLANMIEDFHRHYESLYTRYDHLTGELRKRIHGKHGKDTSSSSSSSDSDSDHSPSKKGSKNGKIGNDFEKVVDDYKLGLEAATLEVADLKRKLVVAIGEKETSDSEYQSALDKIQASEKVIKDLNVESERWSEEKLKLLDENEELNKRLGIAGKLEAELNQKLADINSEKDSLIFEKEATISRIEEGNKTAEDLRSYSSLLKDEKEALQLELEATKEKLSRAEEKLESSQMQVAELSSMLRAAEQENSSLSLKILQLSDEIKQLQHKLEDHVTESSQLRDKLDEKAKEILAHETHKSEVTVHVRGLETELDLLRTQREEIEKQKEGELSDMLKKLEDKEKDSSSQLEYLTAKKKDMQVEIDTLLSQKSELEEELSRKSNEASATIKDLTDQINEKQQILDSLSIEKVELGRQLERRTQEMSESLIQMDALKEELASKSADQQKMLEEKESSMSQVKNLELEVSSLLLLKDEMEDQLRSKSKEITELHGKKEIIQTKISEMEQIIIEKESKVSSLQKRLEDGEIEASARFAALTEQVNNLQEQLNSLSALKIESDALLEKKTAEIGEYANQVENLKEELASKLVDGQRLLGEKDGLLVQINDLELLVESLRNHKSELEGHINSKVDESNWLSEENKDLQSKISELEKVLTERMDELFAIQKILDDANIEASTQIDALNEQVKSLRQERDSLQSEKSQLELQMERRIEDFSANLAQAEDQNSELQKRLEDGEIEASARLAALTEQVNNLQEQLNSLSALKIESDALLEKKTAEIVEYANQVENLKEELASKLVDGQRLLGEKDGLLVQINDLELVVESLHNHKSELEGHINSKVDESNRLSEENKHLQSNISELEKVLTERMDELFAIQKILDDANIEASTQIDALNEQVKNLRQERDSLQSEKSQLELQMERRIEDFSANLAQAEDQNSELANQVANQERKLKEQEDAFNKLSDEYKQLELLFEKCKENLRVTEIKMTEIVEESQKIYESKNQTVNELEEVIEDLKRELEMRIDEISTLVENVRTLEVKLRLANQKIRVTEQLLTENEESYKSKEEKLHNEQALLEERIATLSGLVAAHKEAQLRLMRDVPEKVNDVMIEMDTFNMKFEEDYGHLESRIYEILNEFKVTTNWIKETNGEKEQLRKQISIIVQQLRDEKEHGLVLTEKVGDMEKSLQKGEDEKISLVKSLKGLEEKLGQLEKVVKEKDEMLGELEQKIKSKDDGISELGEEKREAIRQLCIWIDYHRNRYDDLKEMISKTSPARRQITA
- the LOC113703282 gene encoding uncharacterized protein isoform X1 — protein: MPKHRWRESIKSFFGSHIDPDKDEELKESKAEMEDRVQKILKLLKEDGERDGNGPLANMIEDFHRHYESLYTRYDHLTGELRKRIHGKHGKDTSSSSSSSDSDSDHSPSKKGSKNGKIGNDFEKVVDDYKLGLEAATLEVADLKRKLVVAIGEKETSDSEYQSALDKIQASEKVIKDLNVESERWSEEKLKLLDENEELNKRLGIAGKLEAELNQKLADINSEKDSLIFEKEATISRIEEGNKTAEDLRSYSSLLKDEKEALQLELEATKEKLSRAEEKLESSQMQVAELSSMLRAAEQENSSLSLKILQLSDEIKQLQHKLEDHVTESSQLRDKLDEKAKEILAHETHKSEVTVHVRGLETELDLLRTQREEIEKQKEGELSDMLKKLEDKEKDSSSQLEYLTAKKKDMQVEIDTLLSQKSELEEELSRKSNEASATIKDLTDQINEKQQILDSLSIEKVELGRQLERRTQEMSESLIQMDALKEELASKSADQQKMLEEKESSMSQVKNLELEVSSLLLLKDEMEDQLRSKSKEITELHGKKEIIQTKISEMEQIIIEKESKVSSLQKRLEDGEIEASARFAALTEQVNNLQEQLNSLSALKIESDALLEKKTAEIGEYANQVENLKEELASKLVDGQRLLGEKDGLLVQINDLELLVESLRNHKSELEGHINSKVDESNWLSEENKDLQSKISELEKVLTERMDELFAIQKILDDANIEASTQIDALNEQVKSLRQERDSLQSEKSQLELQMERRIEDFSANLAQAEDQNSELQKRLEDGEIEASARLAALTEQVNNLQEQLNSLSALKIESDALLEKKTAEIVEYANQVENLKEELASKLVDGQRLLGEKDGLLVQINDLELVVESLHNHKSELEGHINSKVDESNRLSEENKHLQSNISELEKVLTERMDELFAIQKILDDANIEASTQIDALNEQVKNLRQERDSLQSEKSQLELQMERRIEDFSANLAQAEDQNSELANQVANQERKLKEQEDAFNKLSDEYKQLELLFEKCKENLRVTEIKMTEIVEESQKIYESKNQTVNELEEVIEDLKRELEMRIDEISTLVENVRTLEVKLRLANQKIRVTEQLLTENEESYKSKEEKLHNEQALLEERIATLSGLVAAHKEAQLRLMRDVPEKVNDVMIEMDTFNMKFEEDYGHLESRIYEILNEFKVTTNWIKETNGEKEQLRKQISIIVQQLRDEKEHGLVLTEKVGDMEKSLQKGEDEKISLVKSLKGLEEKLGQLEKVVKEKDEMLGELEQKIKSKDDGISELGEEKREAIRQLCIWIDYHRNRYDDLKEMISKTSPARRQITA